The Nocardioides campestrisoli genome includes a window with the following:
- a CDS encoding TetR/AcrR family transcriptional regulator: MARPDARGALLDAAERLFAERGIPTVSDRQVAEAAGNTNHSAVRYYFGGREGLLLALVERHRAGLSAEHRRLFAESDSMVGDVRALVLPMTTSFAALPSPSWRARFLDQALHDPPTVSLMRDAGERDSAAADIVRSVVARLAHLDPTIVEARARLTTQVVSSTCATIEARAERTGEPARWHEAGSFLCDAIAGMLQAPITEPR; encoded by the coding sequence ATGGCGCGTCCCGACGCGCGCGGAGCCCTGCTCGACGCGGCCGAGCGGCTCTTCGCCGAACGCGGCATCCCGACCGTCTCGGACCGTCAGGTCGCGGAGGCCGCCGGCAACACCAACCACTCCGCGGTGCGCTACTACTTCGGTGGCCGCGAGGGCCTCCTGCTCGCGCTGGTCGAGCGCCACCGGGCCGGGCTGAGCGCCGAGCACCGCCGGCTGTTCGCGGAGTCGGACTCCATGGTCGGGGACGTCCGGGCCCTGGTGCTGCCGATGACCACCAGCTTCGCCGCGCTGCCGAGCCCGTCGTGGCGGGCGCGCTTCCTGGACCAGGCGCTGCACGACCCGCCGACCGTCTCCCTGATGCGGGACGCCGGAGAGCGCGACTCGGCCGCTGCCGACATCGTGCGGTCGGTGGTGGCCCGGCTGGCCCACCTGGACCCGACGATCGTCGAGGCCCGGGCTCGACTGACCACCCAGGTGGTCAGCTCGACCTGCGCCACGATCGAGGCACGCGCCGAACGCACCGGCGAGCCGGCCCGCTGGCACGAGGCGGGCAGCTTCCTGTGCGACGCGATCGCCGGAATGCTGCAGGCGCCCATCACCGAGCCGCGGTGA
- a CDS encoding serine hydrolase domain-containing protein, with translation MRTTRLKSVVALVATAVIASTAYAAGAGVTGASARAGSDARTLVAEAKAADSHCVTVVRDGKVLLSRDLAKKVDTTIAWSITKSVTSLLVGIAQDKKMLKLDDRVARYVPQWRGTASKRVTIRHLLANTSGREWDARTDYQVMIAARNKTRFGIRLDQQHRPGTTWAYNNSAIQVLEAVLEKATKRPVADFAQATLFGPLRMRNTSIETDVVGNPMLFGGMRSTCPDLARLGVMLADQGRYDGRRIVSRRYVREATQRPSSELNTAYGLLFWINEPGPVLSPLPPPAGTPTAQGPMVPTAPEDAYWALGLNQQILHVSPTEKIVAVRLGDPPPADGPLTIDRFTDLARAVAGAS, from the coding sequence ATGAGGACGACCAGGCTCAAGTCAGTCGTCGCGCTGGTCGCGACCGCGGTGATCGCCAGCACGGCGTACGCAGCAGGCGCAGGCGTGACCGGGGCATCGGCGCGGGCGGGCAGCGACGCCCGGACGCTGGTCGCCGAGGCGAAGGCGGCCGACTCCCACTGCGTCACCGTGGTGCGCGACGGCAAGGTCCTGCTGAGCCGCGACCTGGCGAAGAAGGTCGACACCACGATCGCGTGGTCGATCACCAAGTCGGTCACCTCCCTGCTGGTCGGGATCGCGCAGGACAAGAAGATGCTGAAGCTCGACGACCGGGTCGCCCGGTACGTGCCGCAGTGGCGGGGGACGGCGTCGAAGCGGGTCACCATCCGGCACCTGCTGGCCAACACCTCGGGCCGGGAGTGGGACGCCCGCACCGACTACCAGGTGATGATCGCGGCCCGGAACAAGACCCGGTTCGGGATCCGGCTCGACCAGCAGCACCGGCCCGGCACCACGTGGGCCTACAACAACTCCGCGATCCAGGTGCTCGAGGCGGTGCTGGAGAAGGCGACGAAGCGGCCGGTCGCCGACTTCGCCCAGGCCACCCTGTTCGGGCCGCTGCGGATGCGGAACACCTCGATCGAGACCGACGTCGTCGGCAACCCGATGCTCTTCGGCGGCATGCGCAGCACCTGCCCCGACCTGGCCAGGCTCGGCGTGATGCTGGCCGACCAGGGCAGGTACGACGGCCGGCGGATCGTCTCGCGGCGCTACGTCCGCGAGGCCACCCAGCGGCCGAGCTCGGAGCTGAACACCGCCTACGGCCTGCTCTTCTGGATCAACGAGCCCGGTCCGGTGCTGTCACCGCTCCCGCCCCCGGCGGGGACCCCGACGGCTCAGGGGCCGATGGTCCCCACCGCGCCCGAGGACGCGTACTGGGCGCTCGGCCTCAACCAGCAGATCCTGCACGTCTCCCCGACGGAGAAGATCGTCGCCGTGCGGCTCGGCGACCCGCCGCCCGCCGACGGGCCGCTGACCATCGATCGGTTCACCGACCTGGCCCGGGCGGTCGCCGGAGCCTCCTGA
- a CDS encoding STAS domain-containing protein translates to MEKFWVETRTDAQGRAVVVPHGELDLATQRQLREAIQELLMAGQVDLVVDLDHTTFLDSTALGTLIGARRRAHALKGSLALRCHRTQLLNVLRVTALDRVFTILEDE, encoded by the coding sequence GTGGAGAAGTTCTGGGTCGAGACCCGGACCGACGCGCAGGGCCGCGCGGTGGTCGTGCCGCACGGTGAGCTGGACCTGGCGACCCAGCGACAGCTGCGCGAGGCGATCCAGGAGCTGCTGATGGCAGGCCAGGTCGACCTCGTCGTCGACCTCGACCACACGACGTTCCTGGACTCGACCGCGCTGGGCACCCTGATCGGTGCCCGCCGGCGGGCGCACGCACTGAAGGGCAGCCTCGCGCTCCGCTGCCACCGCACCCAGCTGCTCAACGTCCTGCGGGTCACCGCGCTGGACCGGGTGTTCACCATCCTCGAGGACGAGTGA
- a CDS encoding MsnO8 family LLM class oxidoreductase, with protein MRLSLLDRSRTRAGHPDGAALQHGVERAVTVERLGYARFWAAEHHGVPGIASGAPAVLLAAVGARTTRIRLGSGGVMLPHHQPLVVAEQFQMLAGLYGDRVDLGVGRTLGFTPPVRQALRRPDAEPDDFLDDVAELRGYLERTAPVTARPVVETPVPLFVLATGRGIVGAAALGLPVVLGGPVLDSPDLPATLAGYRRDFRPHRGSEPSVTISLDVLVADTDAEARDLALPEVWAMVASRRTGSFDPLQPVPEIRERLADDRDAARAQAGLDRVTAGSPATVRRRLEQLAEATGADELLASGSTYDRDALAASDAALAALLR; from the coding sequence GTGAGACTCTCGCTCCTGGACCGCTCCCGCACCCGCGCAGGCCACCCCGACGGCGCCGCCCTGCAGCACGGGGTGGAGCGTGCCGTGACGGTGGAGCGGCTCGGCTACGCCCGATTCTGGGCCGCCGAGCACCACGGGGTCCCGGGGATCGCCTCGGGCGCCCCGGCCGTGCTCCTGGCCGCCGTCGGCGCCCGCACCACCAGGATCCGACTGGGCTCGGGCGGGGTGATGCTCCCCCACCACCAGCCGCTGGTCGTAGCCGAGCAGTTCCAGATGCTCGCCGGCCTGTACGGCGACCGGGTCGACCTCGGCGTGGGCCGCACCCTGGGCTTCACCCCGCCCGTACGGCAGGCGTTGCGCCGCCCCGACGCCGAGCCCGACGACTTCCTCGACGACGTGGCCGAGCTGCGCGGCTACCTGGAGCGGACCGCTCCGGTCACCGCGCGTCCGGTCGTGGAGACCCCCGTCCCGCTCTTCGTGCTGGCCACGGGCCGCGGGATCGTCGGTGCGGCCGCTCTCGGCCTGCCGGTGGTGCTGGGCGGTCCGGTGCTCGACTCCCCCGACCTGCCGGCGACGCTCGCCGGCTACCGCCGCGACTTCCGGCCGCACCGCGGCAGCGAGCCGTCGGTGACGATCTCCCTGGACGTGCTGGTGGCAGACACCGACGCCGAGGCCCGCGACCTGGCACTGCCCGAGGTGTGGGCGATGGTCGCGTCCCGGCGGACCGGCTCCTTCGACCCGCTGCAGCCGGTGCCGGAGATCCGGGAACGGCTCGCGGACGACCGGGACGCCGCTCGGGCGCAGGCCGGGCTCGACCGGGTCACCGCGGGATCACCGGCCACCGTCCGCCGACGGCTGGAGCAGCTGGCTGAGGCCACCGGCGCGGACGAGCTGCTCGCGTCGGGATCCACGTACGACCGGGACGCGCTGGCCGCCTCGGACGCCGCCCTGGCCGCACTGCTGCGCTGA
- the ppk2 gene encoding polyphosphate kinase 2: protein MPQHMDLRHYIDSLRDEGYTVRDDQGEDPMLIGPDGSAVETWRENYPYDELMSRDDYDVEKYLLQIELLKLQYWVQDTGQRVVVVFEGRDAAGKGGTIKRFIEHLNPRSARVVALNKPTTTEQGQWYFQRYVSHLPTAGEIVLFDRSWYNRAGVERVMGFCTDEEYDAFMKQAPLFEEMLSESGIHVTKLWFSVTQQEQRTRFAIRQLDPVRRWKLSPMDLESLDKWEDYTEAKEQMFLRTDVDGAPWHTIKSNDKKRGRINAMRLFLSLFDYEGKDESVVLPPDPELVKRGRDAVGD, encoded by the coding sequence ATGCCTCAGCACATGGACCTGCGCCACTACATCGACTCCCTGCGCGACGAGGGCTACACCGTCCGCGACGACCAGGGCGAGGACCCGATGCTGATCGGGCCCGACGGGTCCGCGGTCGAGACCTGGCGGGAGAACTACCCCTACGACGAGCTGATGAGCCGCGACGACTACGACGTGGAGAAGTACCTGCTCCAGATCGAGCTGCTCAAGCTTCAGTACTGGGTCCAGGACACCGGGCAGCGGGTCGTGGTGGTCTTCGAGGGGCGCGACGCCGCCGGCAAGGGCGGCACGATCAAGCGGTTCATCGAGCACCTCAACCCGCGTTCCGCGCGGGTGGTCGCGCTCAACAAGCCGACCACCACCGAGCAGGGGCAGTGGTACTTCCAGCGCTACGTCTCGCACCTGCCGACGGCCGGCGAGATCGTGCTCTTCGACCGATCCTGGTACAACCGCGCCGGCGTCGAGCGGGTGATGGGCTTCTGCACCGACGAGGAGTACGACGCCTTCATGAAGCAGGCGCCGCTGTTCGAGGAGATGCTGTCGGAGTCGGGGATCCACGTGACCAAGCTGTGGTTCTCCGTCACCCAGCAGGAGCAGCGGACCCGGTTCGCGATCCGCCAGCTCGACCCGGTGCGCCGCTGGAAGCTCTCCCCGATGGACCTGGAGAGCCTGGACAAGTGGGAGGACTACACCGAGGCCAAGGAGCAGATGTTCCTGCGCACCGACGTCGACGGCGCCCCCTGGCACACGATCAAGAGCAACGACAAGAAGCGCGGCCGGATCAACGCGATGCGGCTCTTCCTCAGCCTCTTCGACTACGAGGGCAAGGACGAGTCGGTCGTGCTGCCGCCCGACCCCGAGCTGGTGAAGCGGGGCCGCGACGCCGTGGGCGACTGA
- a CDS encoding response regulator transcription factor: protein MAQVLLIEADDRVRPHVVRSLGEHGHAVSCAATGMAGLSMAVEGRPSVVVLELCLPDVDGTQVLTMLRAVSDVPVIVASTRDDDASLIGCLDAGADDYVVKPCAPGLLEARIRAVLRRAGYAPAARPHLRVGGLDIDLAGRRVALDGLGLELSPREFDLLAHLAEHAGEVVTKPRLLSDVWHQAWGGSEKTVDVHLSWLRRKLGESASRPRYVHTVRGVGVRLAAPGE from the coding sequence GTGGCGCAGGTGCTCCTCATCGAGGCCGACGACCGGGTCCGACCGCACGTGGTGCGTTCGCTCGGGGAGCACGGGCACGCCGTCTCCTGCGCCGCGACCGGGATGGCAGGCCTGAGCATGGCCGTGGAGGGGCGCCCCAGCGTCGTCGTCCTGGAGCTGTGCCTGCCGGACGTGGACGGCACCCAGGTGCTGACCATGCTGCGTGCGGTCAGCGACGTGCCGGTGATCGTGGCCAGCACCCGGGACGACGACGCCTCGCTGATCGGCTGCCTGGACGCCGGGGCGGACGACTACGTGGTCAAGCCCTGCGCCCCCGGGCTGCTCGAGGCCAGGATCCGGGCGGTGCTCCGCCGAGCGGGGTACGCCCCGGCGGCCCGGCCGCACCTGCGCGTGGGCGGGCTCGACATCGACCTGGCGGGGCGGCGCGTCGCGCTCGACGGGCTGGGCCTGGAGCTCTCGCCCCGGGAGTTCGACCTGCTCGCCCACCTGGCCGAGCACGCCGGCGAGGTGGTGACCAAGCCGCGGCTGCTCAGCGACGTCTGGCACCAGGCGTGGGGCGGCTCGGAGAAGACCGTCGACGTCCACCTCTCCTGGTTGCGCCGCAAGCTCGGGGAGTCGGCCTCCAGGCCTCGCTACGTGCACACCGTCCGCGGGGTGGGGGTCCGGTTGGCTGCTCCGGGGGAGTAG
- a CDS encoding ABC transporter permease, with the protein MTSSTTSPDSTAGPAAKYPPPPPESPAERKGRMVALFVMPFLIVTMMYATYVGTMHAAQPRDLPVAVVGQGAAAERFAAELEDNADGALDVRLVDDLDEVDDLIGDGTLAGAVELPTQPAKQRGKQPVAKIHHAMAAGASQATVVSQQLAPAAMAQGWQVETVDRTPLPAGDSTGTMVLFAAMGMMLAGYVPLSGMLMGTPNLLRLRRFLPAVVGWGALTSSLVWLILGPLVGAVEGHYPLFLGVGTLAVAAVGTAQLLFTKVLGPFAVLLGMLLWVVFGVPASNLALSVHSMPGFIEWLNGVLPLPAAGGALRSAIYFDGQGFWGHVTTLAVWLVAALALAALKERRSGHLIVGGPLYTEPDAPLPALAGGPVAPYRRRVAAVALFPLTIMITVVTLMSFSMHEADVNDMPVAVVGPAAQAERFVAAVEPQLGEYVDLRVVTSADEATDLVRSQELVAAYVLPTSADGEPTLVTAGGAGASQQSAVQQMFGAVAAGSGAELALDDIAPLTGDDTGGSNSMYVGMGWIMAGFLFFAVMRGGAPDLTRTRQLLPLVAGWSVGISVWFWFLYDVLIGAVNGVALELIGYGALTVFCVAWASAAVIRVAGLFGLIPVMVVVMLAGVPASGGGLSIWMVPPVFRPLADILPLPAAVDLVRSVVYLDGVGIGGNVLVLLVWGAVGLALNLLVVDRWLNRSSAPAPAPMGPRYQPSRSSSPE; encoded by the coding sequence GTGACCAGCAGCACCACCAGCCCAGACAGCACCGCAGGCCCGGCGGCGAAGTACCCCCCGCCGCCCCCGGAGTCCCCGGCCGAGCGCAAGGGCCGGATGGTCGCGCTCTTCGTGATGCCGTTCCTGATCGTCACGATGATGTACGCCACCTACGTCGGGACGATGCACGCCGCCCAGCCGCGCGACCTGCCGGTCGCCGTCGTCGGCCAGGGGGCCGCCGCCGAGCGCTTCGCCGCCGAGCTGGAGGACAACGCCGACGGCGCCCTCGACGTCCGCCTGGTCGACGACCTCGACGAGGTGGACGACCTGATCGGCGACGGCACCCTCGCCGGGGCCGTCGAGCTGCCCACCCAGCCGGCGAAGCAGCGGGGGAAGCAGCCGGTCGCGAAGATCCACCACGCGATGGCGGCAGGCGCCTCCCAGGCGACCGTGGTCTCCCAGCAGCTCGCGCCGGCGGCGATGGCGCAGGGCTGGCAGGTCGAGACCGTCGACCGCACGCCGCTGCCCGCGGGGGACAGCACCGGCACCATGGTGCTCTTCGCGGCGATGGGCATGATGCTCGCCGGCTACGTCCCGCTCAGCGGCATGCTGATGGGCACCCCCAACCTGCTGCGGCTGCGGCGGTTCCTCCCCGCGGTCGTCGGTTGGGGTGCGCTGACCAGCTCGCTGGTCTGGCTGATCCTGGGACCGCTGGTCGGCGCGGTCGAGGGCCACTACCCGCTCTTCCTCGGCGTCGGCACGCTCGCCGTGGCCGCGGTCGGCACGGCCCAGCTGCTCTTCACCAAGGTGCTCGGGCCCTTCGCCGTCCTGCTCGGGATGCTGCTGTGGGTCGTCTTCGGCGTCCCGGCCTCCAACCTCGCGCTGTCGGTGCACTCGATGCCCGGCTTCATCGAGTGGCTCAACGGCGTGCTGCCACTGCCGGCCGCCGGCGGCGCCCTGCGCTCGGCGATCTACTTCGACGGCCAGGGGTTCTGGGGCCACGTGACCACGCTCGCGGTCTGGCTGGTCGCCGCCCTCGCGCTGGCCGCGCTCAAGGAGCGGCGCTCGGGCCACCTGATCGTCGGCGGCCCGCTCTACACCGAGCCTGACGCCCCGCTGCCGGCCCTGGCCGGCGGTCCGGTCGCCCCCTACCGCCGCCGCGTGGCCGCGGTGGCGCTCTTCCCGCTCACCATCATGATCACCGTGGTCACCCTGATGAGCTTCTCGATGCACGAGGCCGACGTGAACGACATGCCGGTCGCGGTCGTCGGACCGGCCGCGCAGGCCGAGCGGTTCGTCGCGGCGGTCGAGCCGCAGCTCGGGGAGTACGTCGACCTGCGGGTGGTCACCTCCGCCGACGAGGCCACCGACCTGGTCCGCAGCCAGGAGCTGGTCGCGGCGTACGTGCTCCCCACCAGCGCGGACGGCGAGCCGACCCTGGTCACCGCCGGCGGCGCCGGCGCGAGCCAGCAGTCTGCGGTGCAGCAGATGTTCGGCGCCGTGGCGGCCGGGTCCGGTGCCGAGCTGGCGCTCGACGACATCGCGCCGCTCACCGGCGACGACACCGGCGGCAGCAACAGCATGTACGTCGGCATGGGCTGGATCATGGCGGGCTTCCTGTTCTTCGCGGTGATGCGCGGCGGGGCGCCGGACCTGACCCGGACCCGTCAGCTGCTGCCGCTGGTCGCCGGCTGGTCGGTGGGGATCTCGGTCTGGTTCTGGTTCCTCTACGACGTCCTGATCGGTGCGGTCAACGGGGTCGCGCTGGAGCTGATCGGCTACGGAGCGCTCACGGTCTTCTGCGTGGCCTGGGCCAGCGCGGCGGTGATCCGGGTGGCCGGACTGTTCGGGCTGATCCCGGTGATGGTCGTGGTCATGCTTGCGGGCGTGCCGGCCTCGGGCGGCGGCCTGTCGATCTGGATGGTGCCCCCGGTCTTCCGGCCCCTGGCCGACATCCTGCCGCTGCCGGCGGCGGTCGACCTGGTGCGCTCGGTGGTCTACCTCGACGGTGTGGGAATCGGCGGGAACGTCCTGGTGCTGCTGGTCTGGGGCGCCGTCGGGCTTGCCCTCAACCTGCTGGTGGTCGACCGGTGGCTCAACCGGTCGAGCGCCCCGGCGCCCGCGCCGATGGGTCCGCGGTACCAGCCGAGCCGGTCGTCGTCCCCGGAATAA
- a CDS encoding malonic semialdehyde reductase: MNTLALSPDAQALLFTEARTANAFTDEPVSDEQVAAIYELIKFGPTAMNTQPLRIVLVRQGEGRERLLKHMSDGNRDKTATAPLVAILAADTDFHEHLPTTFPHFPGARDMFAGDAAGREQMARFNATLQAGYFLVGVRAAGLAAGPMTGFDADGIDQEFFADGTLKTLIVVNLGRPAENAWFDRLPRLALDEVVREV; this comes from the coding sequence GTGAACACTCTCGCTCTCTCCCCCGACGCCCAGGCCCTCCTCTTCACCGAGGCCCGGACCGCGAACGCCTTCACCGACGAGCCGGTGAGTGACGAGCAGGTCGCCGCCATCTACGAGCTGATCAAGTTCGGGCCGACCGCGATGAACACCCAGCCCCTGCGGATCGTGCTGGTCCGTCAGGGCGAGGGCCGGGAGCGGCTGCTCAAGCACATGTCGGACGGCAACCGGGACAAGACCGCCACCGCCCCGCTGGTGGCGATCCTGGCCGCCGACACCGACTTCCACGAGCACCTGCCGACGACGTTCCCGCACTTCCCCGGCGCGCGCGACATGTTCGCCGGGGACGCGGCAGGCCGCGAGCAGATGGCCCGGTTCAACGCCACTCTGCAGGCCGGCTACTTCCTGGTCGGGGTCCGCGCGGCCGGGCTCGCCGCGGGTCCGATGACCGGCTTCGACGCCGACGGCATCGACCAGGAGTTCTTCGCCGACGGCACGCTCAAGACGCTGATCGTGGTCAACCTGGGCCGCCCGGCCGAGAACGCCTGGTTCGACCGGCTGCCGCGGCTCGCGCTGGACGAGGTCGTGCGCGAGGTCTGA
- a CDS encoding alpha/beta hydrolase, which yields MSTRADETNDPTSPQEATRTSDGWAPDLLGEGYQQLRFDLGEDPDGEGWIEAVLVRRKMRPSETVAGAVLYVHGFSDYFFQTELADFAAERGLAFYGLDLRKSGRARKDGQTPHFVKDLARYDQELELALARVRSETADVPVVVVAHSTGGLITPLWLDRRRRAGRVAPIAGLVLNSPWFDLQGGSTPLANAVLRGPVTRLVRGLARVQPMRALSLGVTTAYGDSLHPSGAGQGEWDYDVSMKPLTGDQVTLGWLAAVRRGHARLHRGLDVGVPSLVLRSDKTLFSGRWAEECDRADVVLDVRQIAQWAGCLGNETTVVPVPDARHDVFLSLPEPRRRAYETVDRWLTAHGLAQRA from the coding sequence GTGAGCACCCGCGCCGACGAGACGAACGACCCGACCAGCCCCCAGGAGGCCACCCGGACCAGCGACGGCTGGGCCCCCGACCTGCTGGGCGAGGGCTACCAGCAGCTGCGCTTCGACCTCGGCGAGGACCCCGACGGGGAGGGGTGGATCGAGGCCGTGCTGGTCCGCCGCAAGATGCGGCCGTCCGAGACCGTCGCCGGGGCCGTGCTCTACGTGCACGGCTTCTCCGACTACTTCTTCCAGACCGAGCTGGCCGACTTCGCCGCCGAGCGCGGCCTGGCCTTCTACGGCCTGGACCTGCGCAAGTCGGGCCGGGCCCGCAAGGACGGCCAGACCCCGCACTTCGTCAAGGACCTGGCCCGCTACGACCAGGAGCTCGAGCTGGCCCTGGCGCGCGTCCGCTCCGAGACCGCAGACGTCCCGGTCGTCGTGGTCGCCCACTCCACCGGCGGCCTGATCACGCCGTTGTGGCTGGACCGCCGCCGGCGGGCGGGCCGCGTGGCGCCGATCGCCGGCCTGGTCCTCAACAGCCCGTGGTTCGACCTGCAGGGCGGCTCCACCCCCCTGGCCAACGCCGTGCTGCGGGGACCCGTCACCCGGCTCGTCCGGGGGCTGGCCCGGGTGCAGCCGATGCGCGCGCTGAGCCTGGGGGTCACCACGGCGTACGGCGACTCGCTGCACCCCAGCGGTGCGGGGCAGGGCGAGTGGGACTACGACGTGTCGATGAAGCCGCTGACCGGCGACCAGGTGACCCTGGGCTGGCTGGCCGCGGTGCGTCGCGGCCACGCCCGGCTGCACCGAGGGCTCGACGTCGGCGTGCCGTCCCTGGTGCTCCGCTCGGACAAGACCCTCTTCTCCGGCCGCTGGGCCGAGGAGTGTGACCGCGCCGACGTGGTGCTCGACGTACGGCAGATCGCCCAGTGGGCAGGGTGCCTGGGGAACGAGACCACCGTGGTGCCGGTGCCCGACGCCCGCCACGACGTCTTCCTCTCGCTGCCCGAGCCGCGTCGCCGTGCCTACGAGACGGTGGACCGGTGGCTCACGGCGCACGGGCTGGCTCAGCGGGCGTGA
- a CDS encoding HNH endonuclease, with protein MIEESAAHTLPHDPVAWCRDAWNDSSADSGCGAAEVPWSTPELSALAAMLAEVSAAPGRSADCLAQVEALEALKAAAAAAQVRVTAAYAARERTRLARVGARSVEPAVGSQLGLARREAPARGRFLVTAADALVHDLPGTLAALERGELTEERALLVVRETDDLDPDDRVRVDVALWHGPCAGSAATLGTEQLRDLVRRLTTEADPDAGARMARSRARRHVSGRMLGDGTGRITAVVRSEHYGPVMQALREAASSARAEGDPRTADQVRADAFVQRLTGLDPVAPRRIDLRLVLSLDSLLGASDTAGWVQGSGHLPAEVCRQLLGEAFDRQEVAVRRLFALPEDGQLVAVEQTTRRFHGLLAEMIRLRDGERCRTPWCDAAIRHLDHVVPAREDGPTAYRNGQGLCEACNQVKEAPGWTSWVGHAGRSPEIASRTSSGRTVYGRPPPLPC; from the coding sequence ATGATCGAAGAGTCAGCCGCCCATACGTTGCCGCACGACCCGGTCGCGTGGTGCCGGGACGCGTGGAACGACTCCTCCGCGGACTCGGGCTGCGGCGCGGCGGAGGTGCCCTGGAGCACTCCGGAGCTCTCCGCGCTCGCGGCGATGCTCGCCGAGGTGAGCGCAGCCCCCGGACGGAGCGCGGACTGCCTCGCCCAGGTCGAGGCCCTGGAGGCACTGAAGGCGGCTGCCGCCGCCGCGCAGGTGCGGGTCACGGCGGCGTACGCCGCGCGCGAGCGGACCCGGCTGGCGCGGGTCGGCGCCCGTTCCGTCGAGCCCGCGGTGGGCTCCCAGCTCGGACTCGCGCGGCGGGAGGCGCCGGCCAGGGGACGCTTCCTGGTCACGGCCGCCGATGCCCTGGTCCACGACCTCCCCGGCACCCTGGCGGCACTCGAGCGCGGCGAGCTGACCGAGGAGCGGGCGCTGCTCGTCGTGCGCGAGACCGACGACCTGGACCCGGACGACCGGGTGCGGGTCGACGTCGCGCTGTGGCACGGCCCCTGCGCCGGCTCCGCGGCCACCCTCGGCACCGAGCAGCTGCGCGACCTGGTCCGCCGGCTCACCACGGAGGCGGATCCCGACGCCGGCGCTCGGATGGCGAGGTCCCGGGCCCGGCGCCACGTCTCCGGGCGGATGCTGGGCGACGGCACGGGGCGGATCACCGCGGTGGTCCGCTCCGAGCACTACGGCCCGGTGATGCAGGCCCTGCGAGAGGCTGCGAGCTCCGCCCGGGCGGAGGGCGACCCGCGCACCGCGGACCAGGTCCGGGCAGACGCGTTCGTCCAGCGACTCACCGGCCTGGACCCGGTCGCCCCGCGCCGCATCGACCTGCGGCTGGTGCTGAGCCTGGACAGCCTGCTCGGCGCGAGCGACACCGCGGGCTGGGTGCAGGGGTCGGGCCACCTGCCGGCCGAGGTGTGCCGCCAGCTCCTGGGCGAGGCCTTCGACCGGCAGGAGGTGGCGGTCCGGCGCCTCTTCGCCCTCCCGGAGGATGGCCAGCTGGTCGCCGTCGAGCAGACCACCCGGCGCTTCCACGGGCTCCTGGCCGAGATGATCCGGCTCCGCGACGGCGAGAGGTGCCGGACCCCGTGGTGCGACGCGGCCATCCGTCATCTCGACCACGTCGTGCCGGCCCGCGAGGACGGCCCGACGGCGTACCGGAACGGCCAGGGCCTGTGCGAGGCGTGCAACCAGGTGAAGGAGGCGCCGGGCTGGACGAGCTGGGTCGGGCACGCCGGCCGCAGCCCCGAGATCGCCAGCCGCACCAGCAGCGGCCGCACCGTGTACGGGCGGCCACCGCCCCTCCCCTGCTAG